Proteins encoded by one window of Enterobacter hormaechei subsp. xiangfangensis:
- the yejK gene encoding nucleoid-associated protein YejK, which translates to MSLEINQIALHQLIKRDEQTLEVVLRDSLLEPTPTVVEMMAELHRVYSAKNKAYGLFSEESELADSLRLQRQGEEDFLAFSRAATGRLRDELAKYPFADGGIVLFCHYRYLAVEYLLVTVLNNLSSMRVNEQLDISSTHYLDINHADIVARIDLTEWETNPESTRYLTFLKGRVGRKVADFFMDFLGASEGLNAKAQNKGLLQAVDDFTAEAQLDKSERQNVRQQVYSYCNEQLQAGEEIELESLSKELAGVSEVSFQEFTAEKGYELEESFPADRSTLRQLTKFAGSGGGLTINFDAMLLGERIFWDPATDTLTIKGTPPNLRDQLQRRTSGGK; encoded by the coding sequence ATGAGTCTGGAAATCAACCAGATTGCCTTGCACCAGCTTATCAAGCGTGATGAGCAAACCCTTGAAGTGGTGCTGCGCGATTCGTTACTGGAACCAACGCCTACCGTTGTCGAGATGATGGCGGAGTTGCATCGCGTCTACAGCGCGAAAAATAAAGCCTATGGCTTGTTCAGCGAAGAGAGCGAACTGGCGGATAGCCTGCGCCTGCAACGTCAGGGCGAAGAGGATTTCCTGGCATTCAGCCGCGCTGCTACTGGCCGTCTGCGTGACGAGCTGGCGAAATATCCCTTCGCCGATGGCGGTATCGTCCTGTTCTGCCACTACCGCTATCTGGCGGTAGAGTATCTCCTGGTCACCGTGCTGAATAACTTAAGCAGCATGCGCGTGAACGAGCAGCTGGATATCAGCTCAACGCACTACCTGGATATCAACCATGCGGATATTGTGGCGCGTATCGATTTAACCGAATGGGAAACCAACCCGGAATCGACGCGCTACCTGACCTTCCTTAAAGGTCGCGTGGGCCGCAAAGTGGCCGATTTCTTTATGGACTTCCTCGGTGCCAGCGAAGGGCTGAATGCCAAAGCGCAGAACAAAGGTCTCCTCCAGGCGGTGGATGACTTTACGGCTGAGGCGCAGCTTGATAAATCTGAGCGTCAAAACGTGCGTCAGCAGGTTTACAGCTACTGCAACGAGCAGTTACAGGCCGGGGAAGAGATTGAGCTGGAGTCGCTGTCCAAAGAGCTGGCAGGCGTCAGCGAAGTCAGCTTCCAGGAATTTACCGCGGAAAAAGGCTATGAGCTGGAAGAGAGCTTCCCGGCGGATCGCAGTACGCTGCGTCAGCTGACGAAATTTGCCGGTAGCGGCGGTGGGTTAACCATTAACTTTGATGCCATGCTGCTCGGGGAACGTATCTTCTGGGACCCGGCCACCGACACGCTGACCATTAAAGGCACGCCGCCGAATCTGCGCGACCAGCTTCAGCGTCGCACCTCAGGCGGTAAGTAA
- a CDS encoding YejL family protein: protein MPQHSRYSDEHVEQLLSELVNVLEKHKTPTDLSLMVLGNMVTNLINTSVAPAQRQAIAKSFAQALQSSVSDDQAH, encoded by the coding sequence ATGCCACAACATTCCCGCTACAGTGACGAACACGTTGAACAACTGCTCAGTGAGCTGGTCAACGTACTGGAAAAACATAAAACGCCAACCGATCTCTCCCTGATGGTTTTGGGAAATATGGTTACCAACCTGATCAATACCAGCGTTGCTCCGGCTCAGCGTCAGGCGATCGCCAAATCTTTCGCCCAGGCTTTGCAGTCCTCCGTTAGCGACGACCAGGCACACTAA
- the yejM gene encoding LPS biosynthesis-modulating metalloenzyme YejM yields MVTNRQRYREKVSQMVSWGHWFALFNILLAMVLGCRYLFVADWPTTLTGRVYSWMSLVGHFSFLVFATYLLILFPLTFIVMSQRLMRFLSAILATAGMTLLLIDSEVFTRFHLHLNPVVWELVINPDQNETARDWQLMFISVPIILLIEMLFATWSWQKLRSLTRRRHYAKPVAALFFASFIGSHLMYIWADANFYRPITMQRANLPLSYPMTARRFLEKHGLLDAQEYQRRLVEQGNPEAVSVQYPLSDLKYRDMGRGQNVLLITVDGLNYSRYEKQMPALAEFAENNIVFTQHMSSGNSTDAGIFGLFYGISPSYMDGVLSARIPAALITGLNQQGYQLGLFASDGFNSSLYRQALLSDFSLPAAQSQSDDRTADQWIDWLKRYAQEDNRWFSWVAFNGTTLDDSNQKGFARRYSRAAGDVDAQIGRVLTALRDAGKLDNTVVIITAGHGVPLGDEAKGMEWSRPNLHVPLVIHWPGTPAQRINMLTDHKDVMTTLMQRLLHVSTPAIEYSQGQDLFSATRRHNWVTAAGGNTLVVTTPTLSLVLNSNGNYQTYSLEGEKLKDQKPQLSLLLQVLTDEKRFIAN; encoded by the coding sequence ATGGTGACGAATCGTCAGCGCTACCGTGAAAAAGTCTCCCAGATGGTCAGCTGGGGGCACTGGTTTGCCCTGTTCAACATTCTGTTGGCGATGGTGCTCGGCTGCCGTTATCTGTTTGTGGCGGACTGGCCAACCACATTAACCGGGCGCGTCTACTCGTGGATGAGCCTTGTGGGTCACTTTAGCTTTCTGGTCTTCGCCACCTATCTGCTGATCCTGTTCCCACTGACGTTTATCGTCATGTCGCAGCGGCTGATGCGCTTCCTGTCTGCCATTCTTGCAACGGCGGGCATGACGCTGTTGCTGATCGACAGCGAAGTCTTTACCCGATTCCACCTGCACCTGAATCCTGTCGTCTGGGAGCTGGTGATTAACCCGGATCAGAACGAGACCGCGCGCGACTGGCAGCTGATGTTTATCAGCGTGCCGATTATCCTGCTGATCGAAATGCTGTTCGCCACGTGGAGCTGGCAAAAACTCCGCAGTCTGACCCGACGCCGCCATTATGCGAAGCCCGTCGCGGCGCTCTTTTTCGCCTCATTTATCGGTTCGCACCTGATGTATATCTGGGCAGATGCGAACTTCTACCGCCCGATTACCATGCAGCGCGCAAACCTGCCGCTCTCCTATCCGATGACGGCGCGTCGTTTCCTCGAAAAACACGGCCTGCTGGACGCGCAGGAGTATCAGCGTCGTCTGGTCGAACAGGGTAATCCGGAAGCGGTCAGCGTGCAGTATCCCCTGAGCGATCTGAAATATCGCGACATGGGGCGCGGTCAGAACGTGCTGCTGATTACCGTCGATGGCCTGAACTATTCCCGCTATGAGAAGCAGATGCCAGCGCTGGCTGAATTCGCTGAGAACAATATCGTATTCACTCAGCATATGAGCTCCGGTAATTCGACCGACGCGGGTATTTTCGGCCTGTTCTATGGCATTTCACCGAGCTATATGGACGGCGTGCTGTCGGCCCGTATTCCGGCGGCATTGATTACCGGGCTTAATCAGCAGGGCTACCAGCTGGGGCTGTTCGCCTCTGATGGTTTCAACAGCTCGCTGTACCGCCAGGCGCTGCTGTCTGATTTCTCACTGCCCGCCGCGCAGAGCCAGTCTGACGATCGGACCGCTGACCAGTGGATAGACTGGCTGAAGCGCTATGCGCAGGAAGATAACCGCTGGTTCTCCTGGGTTGCGTTTAACGGCACAACGCTTGATGACAGCAATCAGAAAGGCTTCGCGCGCCGCTATAGCCGTGCGGCGGGCGATGTTGATGCGCAGATCGGCCGCGTGCTGACCGCCCTGCGCGACGCGGGCAAGCTGGATAATACGGTCGTGATTATCACGGCGGGGCATGGCGTGCCGCTCGGCGACGAGGCGAAGGGCATGGAGTGGTCGCGTCCGAACCTGCATGTTCCCCTGGTGATCCACTGGCCGGGCACTCCCGCGCAGCGCATCAACATGCTGACCGACCATAAAGACGTCATGACCACGTTAATGCAGCGGCTGCTGCACGTCAGCACACCGGCAATTGAGTACTCGCAGGGCCAAGACCTCTTTAGCGCCACGCGGCGTCATAACTGGGTCACGGCTGCTGGCGGAAACACGCTGGTGGTGACCACACCGACGTTGTCCCTGGTGTTGAACAGCAACGGCAATTACCAGACGTATAGCCTCGAAGGTGAGAAGCTGAAAGACCAGAAACCGCAGCTCAGTTTGCTGTTGCAGGTGCTGACAGACGAGAAGCGCTTTATCGCTAACTGA